DNA sequence from the Candidatus Fluviicola riflensis genome:
CTGCGACGTTTACCGTCCGGCGGCGATTGACCAATTGCACGTGCTTGGTGAACAACTGGGTATCGAGGTTTACTCCAATAAAGAAGAAAAAGATCCCGTTAAAATTGCAATGGCTGCGGTTATTCACGCACGAAGCAACGGTTTTAACGTGGTGATTGTGGATACTGCCGGCCGCTTGGCTGTGGATGAAGCGATGATGGACGAAATTGCGCGTGTAAAACAAGCGTTGAATCCTTCTGAGACATTGTTTGTGGTCGATGCCATGACCGGACAAGATGCAGTGAACACGGCAAAAGCCTTTAACGACCGCATCAGTTTCGACGGTGTTGTATTGACGAAATTAGACGGTGATACACGCGGTGGTGCGGCGCTTTCGATCAAAGCAATTGTTGACAAACCGATCAAGTTTGTTGGTACGGGCGAGAAGATGGACGCATTGGATGTGTTCTACCCGAAACGTATGGCCGATCGTATTCTCGGAATGGGTGACGTTGTTTCACTCGTTGAACGTGCGCAGGAGCAGTTCGATGAAGAGGAAGCAAAGAAATTGCAACGTCGCATCCAGAAAGATCAGTTCGATTTCAACGATTTCCTTGGCCAGATTCAGCAGATCAAGAAAATGGGGAACGTGAAAGACCTGATGGGCATGATCCCGGGAATGGGAAAAGCCGTGAAGGATGTAGACATTCAGGATGATGCGTTCAAGCACATTGAAGCCATTATTTTCTCAATGACACCAACAGAACGTGCAAATCCGGGATTGATGAACGGACAACGCAAAACGCGTATCGCTAAAGGAAGCGGAACCAATATTCAGGAAGTGAACAAGCTGTTGAAGCAATTCGAGGATACGAAGAAAATGATGAAAATGATGTCCAATCCGAAAAACA
Encoded proteins:
- a CDS encoding signal recognition particle protein, translating into MFENLTDKFERAFKVLKGQGQITEINVAETLKEVRRALLDADVNFKTAKDFTVRVKDKAMGQNVLTAISPSQLMVKICHEELVELMGGNEVEINVQGNPGIILMSGLQGSGKTTFSGKLASYLKTKKNKKPLLVACDVYRPAAIDQLHVLGEQLGIEVYSNKEEKDPVKIAMAAVIHARSNGFNVVIVDTAGRLAVDEAMMDEIARVKQALNPSETLFVVDAMTGQDAVNTAKAFNDRISFDGVVLTKLDGDTRGGAALSIKAIVDKPIKFVGTGEKMDALDVFYPKRMADRILGMGDVVSLVERAQEQFDEEEAKKLQRRIQKDQFDFNDFLGQIQQIKKMGNVKDLMGMIPGMGKAVKDVDIQDDAFKHIEAIIFSMTPTERANPGLMNGQRKTRIAKGSGTNIQEVNKLLKQFEDTKKMMKMMSNPKNMMGMMKQMKNMRGGMPGM